The region gctggttacgaggccgacgacaacgccgacgacgatgcgaaacccaggaacggacgccaaagagctgcgctctaaaagtcgATTTTGGTTCCTTCGCAGCGCGGCGCTTTGATGGGCTACGGCCGTCCGCTactgcgcgacagcgctaagtcatagagaaaggaatacgaGAGACCAGCGGCCAAATACGGCCGAATTGACTGCTGCGTaccaagccgtggatgttaaaacctgaagcacacttccagtttcggttttgtgcgcgcgcgttttgaattctagctagtgcgcgtcacgccggctccgttttttttgcttttgcagcaaatatttatttacatatttattttttatttattacatatttGCAAATTAatttattaagtaaaattgattgcgaacgatcttcacaagcctccactgaatatgtgccacgtgcaatttcattaagacgcaagacaccttgtgaaatgtggaaaaatttacgtttattttattctttgtaaatgctcgtcacgggttttttgtgcattcatccagcgttgtggcacccggtaagcagcagtagtttccgcaggaagctccaccagacgacgtgagctgaaaaaattacaagcgttattttggtattaacatctaagaataatgcctgtagaggcgaaggcgaaagtggtgagtgggcggcattacaaacaaaaggagttcgtatttacacacatgGCATAGAAAacacccgactcatcccaagcatcccaagcattcccctcttccaaatacttatttcctgcactttaatagcgcgaatgcgcgggcaacggcgcgtttcgcgaacttggctacaaccgacgcgatagtacgctacgaatacacagaggtggccacaacgcaggctctcaaccagagcatgctggacgctcgcagaattccttctactcgcactcaaggcaaaatgcgtgggtgccgttcataagacagaattttcgagttactagttcctggcgtttgagctccttggcttatcacttgtgCGTTCtccaggcgcaagcaacgcactcccgtgttatcactcttgacgattgctcgtcacgttttcgacaagcgtgggtaccgaaagaaggcttaaattgcgacaaatttgtcgcagtaagattcaggggccgtattctgtagcggttccttttggaaccggttccttttggctgttgccattagtcggcgcttcgttgtcgtcatccctggtgggcgggacgacaaattttgatgacgtcacacaggttgccaatcatctggaaaggaaccggttccctgctaggagaagaaccgcggagaagtggttcgctcgagggtcgcgcgcgggggcgagcatgatgtcgagggttgctagggcaaccgtggctgccggctaatctcgcgccagctgacgagccggcacctagacgagacgagaaaAAGACGGCAACGGCGGCTCCTTTCGatgtgctgctggcgagtgccgaaaaacaacgacgcgacgagaggcaacgacgcgacgcgttcggcatggccgcaGAAGAGTTTCGAAAGCATTTTAGGCTCttcaaagacatagtgcgacgtctttgcgatgagctggaaggacatctcggacctcaaagatttcgtggtgtcgacactacgatgaaagtgatgtgcgcgctgcggtttttttgccaccgggagctttcaacagtgcgtcgggaatgaagaagcgattgcactgtcgtagccttcagtcagccggatcattacagccgtcgccaaggccattgcggttgtgggcaaggaaaaaggatgggttagattcccatccacggcgcaacagaaagccgccgtcaaggaaggctttcttagccgtggaaaaattccaggagttctaggatgtgtggacgggagtctgatagccatcgttcgccctaagaagctcggccccggcgaaacggaatcgtactggagccgtaaagggtattacgccctcaactgcatggtcgtgagtattgttcattgacaaatattttcgatatgtgtttgcgcgagtgcacaatgtaaaaaatttcgtttcgttatttttcatcaattgccggtAATACTTGCGTTGCTATTAGAGAAggtagcgtttgtgttgtatgtgtaatgacgactttgatctttgcataaaacacggccgcactttttcagtgctctccaatcacagttgaatagccttttcgatgctacaatgtaaacacattacgcgcgacttaaaccggaatagacgccgtagcagtgaagggagtcttcttctgcgagcgatcctaaaagaagacgagcccttgtgattctcattcgacgtaaaactaaagcattgtggtcaacagactgtaaacgtgaaaaggagcatcccatcaatgaaaatggtgtgagggagaatgagaatgcgtggacacccatttgctctagctgttaatatggcacatgctgtttccgcgtcctttcgcttgtaataggcactttgtctgaaaaaaaaaacacacgtggcactctttagcagaatcttatacaatatggacggaagaaaccaaaggaattattttgcacattgtgttgtgaccgcacgccatacatgagcatgtgtACACATcccaacattgcatttgtagaTCAGCAAGATGAcattgttatcatgctgatccttagttcaactgcctactgcgtatgttgatatctacttttctgtaattgtgttcgctgactgaacagtaactgattggcaagtagtgttgtaagcaaaaggttgtgccagatatttgttgcagtggcactgacaccttctctttgctttcccttatgaggtgtgcgacgcgaagctgaatatcctggcaattgacccacggtttccgggatcgtgccacgaGTCTTTCGTCTGGAGGCACTCtgcatttcgccgccgcctcactcgtggcctgttacttaatggagaagtcttgcttggtaagtgcacctaaagtagcagtgcttcttccacatgtaaaacatacacagtcagATAGCTTAGCATCCTAGCAAgctttaagaaagcgtgatttgctagaaatgtgttgtgaatgcagcagTACCTAATGAAGCTGCAGTgactatcgagagaaacaagtctctcttaaaaggcagatatttgcaccagcatgtatacaacagctgacatgttatgctgtttatttattaatttcaatacactgaatgccacgTGGAGCGTTAtaggcaggggtggaattctacagaacacgtcgaaatggcagttttcaagtatggtggaaaagggttggtgacaatggactcggggacctggtccctggtcactgtccttggaacaaaggaataagcgtgtgcgtgaaactttcggcatcgacgttagtgatcggtgtagtatatattgtagaatggtgcaagtgGCGCTATTTTTCTTTGTGTGGCAATGTGTGCGATTTTTTTTCGtgcagcgacatgtggtgctgggGTGATTAGgaaggatcaaacgggtagctcgattttgggtaccttcatgagaagaggtacgaaaggtagagcaaggatcccagatactggcagcatattcgagagtagaccttagaagtgttttataaaataacacttctgaagagagaagagctaataagttttagtggaggatgtacatttagggaggggcaaatgggatgaacggagcagaaaaccacgagtatgaaataaatattacacgTCCAATTTAACCTGAGAATGAGATTTGCAGCGAAGACAACAGGTGAAATTGGGCTTTTCTTTAATATGAGtcgaactttctttacaactttccgggaaggtaaatgtttgatagatattgcaacaataaatccaagaccaGCTCCTGCtgtaaaagggccctggcgtagactgtgttcttgcattgtgccttaatgtatccatttcgttcactgacatgcaacactttacaggggactctgggtacccGCTAGAGCCATGGATCATGACTCGTGTGCCTTGTCGCCCAAATagcctcacggcagaggggcgctgTAATGAGGCACACGTATCAATGCGAAATGTcgttgagcggtgcataggagtcgtcaagagctgcttccgatgcctgcagaggtatcgggtgctccactactcgcctcagaaagcagccactattgttgcagcttgtgtaGCGCTGCATAACTTCTGCCTTGCAGCAGGCATGTctctgccagacgacccagatgaCGACGGTGCACATGAAGACAGCGCACAGGcgccagcccaggcacaagtgcgGCTACAGGTGcaggtgccaccgcaggcgctccctgtacagccttctcgagctttgtttcaaagaggccgtgtggtgcgcgaatccatagttggtgtgtttcggctgcccagaaatttgtgcGTTGCCTACCTGaaaagtgtgcgccggcgcattcgctggcaaatgaggtggagacatgtgctggtgtaacatgttttatttttcttttcatgaagtaaataggccgtgcacttcaacataacacattgcgtgtggtcacatgtggctaatcgtagtatgcCGGATAGAAAGAGGGATAGCATCGTAGTATCGGATCGAAAGAGGGGGTGGAGTGGCAGTAATGGTCAAAAGCGGTATAGTATTTTCTGTTTTAGATGGTCCAGTAACATTGAATCAGTATGGAATCAGTATGGAGGTTCAATAACCACTCGGTGATAGTAGGTGGTGTGTACAGAGCCCCAAACTCCCCTGTAGACATGCTTGTTAGCTTAAGAAATTTCATGGACAGGAATTTAAAACAGGACGACTCAATCCTACTTTTAGGTGATTTTACCTTCCCCAGAATTGACTGGAATACACTCTCCTTTAGTGCAACGGATATGCCTAGCTGTGAAGAACTAATTGAGCATGCATTTTGTTATAACCTAACTCAAGTTGTAGAAGGTTATACCAGAGTATGCGAAACAACATCACCACTTCTAGACCTAGTCTTTATATCCTCAGAACTGCTACTACATCTTTGTGATTGCGAACCCTGCGAAGGTATATCAGGTCACAAAATTGTAATAATGGTTTTAGATATGGTGCCAGATTGTTCATATAGTAAACGTAAGATGTTTCTAAACTTTGCAGCCGCTGACGACGTTGGCGTGTTGGAATGCCTCGAGGGTTCATTTGATGATTTTATGCATCTTGCCGATAATGGTGCTACCGTAGACAAATTATGGGCCTACTTTTCAAACATGGTGGAACCTTGTGTTACGCACTTTATTCCCAAGCTTTCCAAATGTACAAGGAAGAAGAATCCCTGGATAACAAGAGAAATCATTCACATGAAgcggaaattaaaaagaaaacggaggGCAAACAGGATTAAGTCTGTTCCTGGCAATAGCAGTGCCATTAGCCAAATGAGTAAGCAACTCAAGCATCTTGTCAAGGTGGCTAAAGACAAGTTCTACAATGTAACACTAAAAAAATGTTTAATAGAGGTACCTACCAAATTTTGGCGCTATGTTACTCCATCGAAGCCTCGAAAAAATGGAGACAAAAATAATGCAGAAAGAGCTGAAAACCTtaactcgtttttttttcatccatctTCGCTTCTGACGACAGCTTGTCACCAAAAGTCGCAGACGCGCCTGGCTGCCCTCCAGTTCAAGACTTAGAATTCACAGAGCAAGGAGTGCTTACTTGCTGCTTCAATTCTCTGTAAAGAAAAGCCCAGGCCCTGATGGAATCTCCAATGAATTCCTGCTTAGATATGCAGAGTGGGTTGCCAAATACCTCACAAAAGTTTTTCAAATATCCATTACCTCGAGTTCTTTCCCTTCCGTTTGGAAATATGCCAAAGTTATTCCGGTCCATAAGAGTGGTTCTACATCGGTTGTCAATAGCTTCAGACCAATTTCTCTCCTTCGTACACGTTCTAAGTTGCTTGAGCATATTGTATTTAAACACCTTATGGAATATCTTGAAGACAATAACATACTTCATCCTTCTCAACATGGGTTCCGAAAAGGCCTTTCTACAATTACCCAGCTCATAGAAATTATTCACGATCTTTCTGAGGGAATAAATAGCCGTGGCAAAACTGACATATTATTCttggacttttcaaaagcattcgataaggtatCCCATCCAAAGTTGCTCCAAAATAACACACTGGTTTTCTTCCTATCTCTCCTCCCGTGAACAGTTTGCACACCTCGAAGGTTTTCAATCGTCTTCTTCCCCTGTGGTTTCGGGTGTTCCACAGGGAAGTGTCTTaggccccccccttttttttcataaatgaCCTCCCAAAAGCTATCACGGTCCCAATCAGACTtttcgctgacgattgtgtcGTATACAAAACAATTAGGACCCCAACTGATCAAGAAGAACTGAACGCTAATctgcatgcaatagaacattggtGCGCTAAGTGGCAGATGGTGCTTAACTCTGACAAATCCGTAATTATGTCTGTTactagaaagaaaaatataatgaTATACCCTTATTCGATTGCCGGTAAACCAGTTAATATAGTACATCAGCATAAGTATCTCGGCTTAACCTTCACTTCTGACCTATACTGGAATACACACTTAGATAATGTATGCTCCAAGGCACGCAAACCAATTTGGGCACTAAAACGCAAAATCTGTAATGCAACTCCCGATGTAAAAACACtcacttatcatcatcatcatcatcatcatcatcagcctggttgcgcccactgcagggcaaaggcctctcccatgcttctccaacaaccacggtcatgtactaattgtggccatgccgtgcctacaaacttcttaatctcatccgcccagctaactttctgccgccccctgctacgcttcccttccctcgggatccagtccgtaacccttaatgaccatcggttaccttccctcctcattacatgtcctgcccatgcccatttctttttcttgatttcatctaggatgtcattaactcgcgtttgttccctcactcaatctgctcttttcttatcccttaacgttacacctatcattcttctttccatagctcgttgtgtcgtcctcaatttgagtagaacccttttcgtaagcctccaggtttctgcctcgtaggtgagtactggtacgacacagctattatatacttttctcttgagggataatggcaacctgctgttcatgatttgggaatgcctgccaaacgcaccccagcccattcttattcttctgtttatttccgtctcacgatccggatccgccgtcactacctgccctaagtaggtgtattcccttacgacttccagtgcctcgctgcctattgtaaattgctgttctctcccgagactgttaagcattactttagttttctgcagattaatttttagacccactcttctgctttgcctctccaggtcagtgagcatgcattgcaattggtcccctgagttactaagcaaggcaatatcatcagcgaatcgcaagttactaaggtattctccattaacttttacccccaattcttcccaatccaggtctctgaatacctcctgtaaacacgctgtgaatagcattggagatatcgtatctccctgcctgacgcctttctttattgggattttgttgcttgctttatggaggactacggtggctgtggagccgctatagatatcttccagtatttttaaatatggctcatctacaccctgattccttaatgcctcaatgactgctgaggtttcgactgaatcaaacgctttctcgtaatcaatgaaagctatatataagggttggttagattctgcacatttctctatcacttgattgatagtgtgaatatggtttattgttgagtagcctttacgggatcctgcctggtcctttggttgacagaaatctaaggcgttcctgattctatttgcaattaccttagtaaatactttgtaggcaacggacagtaagctgatcggtctataatttttcaagtctttggcgtcccctttcttatggattaggattatgttagcgttcttccatgattccggtacgctcgaggtcatgaggcattgcgtatacagggtggccagtttctctagaacaatctgtccaccatccttcaacaaatctgctgttacctgatcctccccagctgtcttccccctttgcatatctcctaaggctttctttacttcttccggcgttaccttcggtatttcgaattcctctagactattttctcttccattatcgtcgtgggtgccactggtactgtataaatctctatatatctcctcagccacttaaactatctcatccatattcgtaatgatattgccggctttgtctcttaacgcatacatctgattcttgccaattcctagtttcttctccactgtttttaggcttcctgcattcctgagagcatgttcaattctatccatattatacttccttatgtcagctgtcttacgcttgttgattaacttcgaaagttctgccagttctattctagatgtagggttagatgctttcatacattggcgtttcttgatcagatctttcgtctcctgcgatagtttgctggtatcctgcctaacggagttaccaccgacttccattgcacactccttaatgatgcccacaagattgtcgttcattgcttcaacactaaggtcctcttccttagttaaagctgaatatctgttctgtagcttgatctggaattcctgtattttccctcttaccgctaactcattaatcggcttcttatgtaccagtttcttccgttccctcctcaggtctaggctaattcgagttcttaccatcctgtggtcactgcagcgcagcttgccgagcacgtccacatcttgtatgatgccagggttagcgcagagtacgaagtttatttcacttctagtctcgccgttcgggctcctccacgtccactttcggctatcccgcttgcggaagaaggtattcattatcctcatattattctgttccgcaaactctactaataactctcccctgctattcctagtgcctatgccatattcgcccactgccttctctccagcctgcttccCTAGTAGCACGCTTTGTTGCCTCAGTGTGGCCACAACGTTAGCTTCTAACATTGCCTTAACGTGGCTAGCGTCCTCTTTTTGCAACGTTAACGCAACATACATAAGACAACGTTGAGACAATATTGCTCCAATGTTACATCAACTTTCAGTCAATGTTAAAGCAACTTCTGGAGACAATATAAATGCAACATTGCTACACCTTTTTATTTGCACACATGCAACGTTGACAATGTCACTGCAATATTGCCGCAATGCTGtcataacatttcagaaactttgAGACCGCATTCTAAATCACTGAAATATTTCAGCTATCAATGGTTGCTGGTCAATAAAATAATCTCGTGAAAGGCTAAACAGTCTGCAATGGTATCCTCATACCACAACGGTTACGGCAGTTTAAGGTCGCAAGAATGAGCAACTGACCATTACTCCTTGCTACACAGTGATGCGGTGCTGTGCTATAGAATACAAATACTTACAAGGCTGCACAGCACAACACATTGTTTTTCCATACTTTTCAGACCGCTTACTCTAAACAAGTTCTTTATGTAATATTCATCAGCTCTCTACTAGTGCTCTTGATCATCTAGATGCTACAAGCTGCCGTAACCTGAAGATACCACTGCACGTGGTTATTCTGACAATTAGAATGATTTATATATATGGGTGCACATCACAAGTAGCCATCATTTGTTTCTGATAACGCTATTTTATTTGTCAAGAACTGAATCAACTACACTAGCATCAAGCTTCAGACTGCTGTATAACTGCACTTTAGCTTGGCATACAGCTAGTTTCACAAATATAACTTAGAAAAAGGAAGCAGACATATAATACACTTAATATTACATGAACACATTAGCACAGCTTGAAAAATGTGCCATGTGAGCTTACATTTCACTAATATGATTTATATTATTTAATTACTTTATAAATATGATTATATTATTTAATTACTTTACAAAGAAACTTGCAACAATCTACAAAACAGCACACATGCAGCCTATTTTGGCTACTCAGGAACAAAAACCATAGCTAATGTTTTGAACAGTTACTAGGCGCATTATCATAGCATGAAAACACACACACCTCTGAACTTGCATGTTACAAATATCAAACACTTCAGTAAACTATTTACACAACAAGAATAGCATGTGTTGCATGTGTTGCGGACCCCATCCGTCCTCGTTCATCACTGCGAACTGTTGTAGCTGACCACCAAAACTGAAGCTGACAGCTTATCAGAGTTGTTGGTGTAGACCATGCGTGCTCTAGGTTGTAAAGGGAGTATATTTTATGTTTTCCTTTTCAATAAACCTTCAGTTGCTAGTCAGCACCTGTACAGTCTTCTGTCTTGTCCCTGTTGCTGCACTGTTTTCTTCCAAGTCTCCTTCATCCCTTGTTTGGCCATGTGCCGTTGCACTGGAAAACTACAAATTTAAAGTACTGTCAACATTTGCCTCAAAAATTCAGCACATCTAGAAACTTCTTGTCCCCTTGTCCCCTGGTGGCCTCCAGCTGCTCATGATGATGGTCTGATTCATGACATCAAAGGCGAAGCTGCAtccctgcaaaaaaataaataaatatgtaaagaACCAAAAATTTTCTATCATAAGCATCTTGGTGGACACACTTCCAATAGCAAAACCTCTAACAACAAAAAGTGCAACATTAAGTGCAGGTTGCTGACACTGCTCAAAAATATGGATCAAGGATGAGGAAAAGTAAAATAACATATATACTTGCACTAAGATATCTTCCAAATTAACAAAACACTTCCTATTTTGTCTGCCCCCAACTTAAAACCAGAGGTTATTTAAACTCCAGTAATGCATGCAATAAAATGCACATATTTATTAGGAAATATTTAGTGTTGGCGCCTCTAAATTGCTGATCTATAACTGCCAATCATTAAAGTACTGAACTGTCTCTTACCGTTTCTTCTGTCTTGATGGTGCATAACGGAGCCATTCGGCAATCGAAAGATGTATTTGTGACTCCGTGGCCTGTGCGAAATTGCTTTTCAGCGTTTctgaaaaacaaatgaaaaaaaagagaatgaatcATCAAAGACAAGGCTACATTGGTTGGCTTGGAGAAGAGGGTTAAAGTAAGATAAGAGAAAGCCTCATGGCTTGTGCTGAACAACGGCCTCATCACCCTTCGCTATaataggcaaagcagaaaacCAGCAGGGTGATGGCATGCCAGGAAAAGCCCATGCTATCAGTATAAAAAAATATACTGCTTATGTTCCTTACACAGGAAATGCATTCAGTGCTTCAAGCCTATGCATTGTTAACTGACAGCTAAAAATCATGGCATGCTGAAATGCGAATGTGCGTATGCATGCTACACATGAGAGATATATAAATATAGCACCTGTGAGGACTTGGAGCAGGTATAGCCCAATAAATGgcctttttccttttctcccAGTCAGAGAAAAGTCCTGGGCCAACGTGTCACACATGCATCTCCGCATAATTTTGCGTACAGAATCTTGCACTGATGTGCCACCGATTCGCGATAAATGGgccatctagaaaaaaaaaagacatccacataaaatttcATGCATGTGTACTTGCAGAGCAAAAATTTAACTTACGAGGTCTGTCCTGTTCTTTTCATCATGAAGCTGCCACTCCAATTCTTCCAGCCTCTGATGAGTTGCCAGGGGAAGcagttcaagaatggcactgctgacAGGTTGTGCACACGGTTGTTTATTTTCTGTGATGGCTTGCTCTATCCTTTGGATGGATTTTTCCAGGCCATCTACCTGAGCTCTTATTCCCTTCACCTCCTTGAGCAACTTTCCAAGCATGGCTaaaacaaagaagagaaaagtaaCTTGACCAAGCTAAAACATTTCACTGTAATGGTTTTAATCTTATGTAAGCAGTAACCTAAGTATGTCTTCATTCTTTCTACAAGCAAAGCA is a window of Dermacentor albipictus isolate Rhodes 1998 colony unplaced genomic scaffold, USDA_Dalb.pri_finalv2 scaffold_31, whole genome shotgun sequence DNA encoding:
- the LOC135909914 gene encoding uncharacterized protein isoform X2, translated to MAQACSEDDLSGGKTYSIVLFEDEDEVSVVPTSWISENTVRWPPFKSTAKITTAIKEQQPPSSDWTSYRCRVLWTCAMLGKLLKEVKGIRAQVDGLEKSIQRIEQAITENKQPCAQPVSSAILELLPLATHQRLEELEWQLHDEKNRTDLMAHLSRIGGTSVQDSVRKIMRRCMCDTLAQDFSLTGRKGKRPFIGLYLLQVLTETLKSNFAQATESQIHLSIAEWLRYAPSRQKKRDAASPLMS